One genomic region from Chthonomonas calidirosea T49 encodes:
- the recF gene encoding DNA replication/repair protein RecF (All proteins in this family for which functions are known are DNA-binding proteins that assist the filamentation of RecA onto DNA for the initiation of recombination or recombinational repair.) — protein MHIRRLYLTDFRNYAELVLEPTEGMNILYGKNAQGKTNVLEAIVLLATTRSMRAGRDSQMIRAGAERAQIHAEIVREREGEVDLFLTILPTDRKSVQINHLKRERVLDLLGQFNAVFFGASELAIISGEPADRRHFLNMEISQISPRYVYDLAHYRRVLEQRNRLLRDLREMRLPRKDSGLEVWNEQLVRYGTSLIRRRLFYIERLTPLAAQIHAELTDGKEKLELRYQPGIDLTSEELPRTQESGASTLMAAEGKDAGGEVSTGTVSPFTVVYDAEESQLRSLFERHLQRVLDEELRRGTTLIGPQRDDLVFLINAVDARIYASQGQQRTVALSLKLAEFCLMERFIGEPPVMLLDDVMSDLDDVRRRRLLKWVQGRCQTFLTCTNLRSFPKEILREAAVFHVRAGTVCFEGFGTHFSKEAPEQPIPEDAAVLKKEPR, from the coding sequence ATGCACATTCGCCGCCTGTACCTAACCGACTTTCGCAACTATGCTGAACTTGTGCTCGAGCCGACAGAGGGCATGAACATCCTCTACGGCAAGAACGCGCAAGGCAAAACCAATGTGCTCGAAGCCATCGTGCTGCTTGCCACGACGCGCTCCATGCGTGCTGGGCGCGACTCGCAGATGATACGCGCCGGCGCCGAGCGGGCCCAAATCCATGCCGAGATCGTTCGTGAGCGCGAAGGAGAGGTGGACCTGTTCCTGACCATCCTTCCAACCGACCGCAAAAGCGTTCAGATCAACCATCTCAAGCGCGAACGTGTGCTCGACCTTCTCGGTCAGTTTAACGCCGTTTTCTTTGGAGCATCGGAACTTGCCATCATTTCCGGCGAGCCCGCCGATAGGCGCCACTTTCTCAACATGGAGATATCGCAGATCAGCCCGCGCTATGTATACGATCTCGCTCACTATCGCCGGGTGTTGGAGCAGCGTAACCGTCTGCTGCGCGATCTGCGAGAGATGCGCCTGCCGCGAAAGGATTCTGGGTTGGAGGTATGGAATGAACAGCTGGTTCGCTATGGAACCTCGCTGATCCGGAGGCGGCTGTTTTACATCGAGCGCCTGACCCCCTTAGCCGCCCAGATCCACGCAGAGCTAACCGACGGCAAAGAGAAGCTCGAGCTGCGCTACCAGCCCGGAATTGACCTTACTTCCGAGGAGTTGCCGCGAACGCAAGAGTCAGGAGCCTCAACTCTAATGGCGGCTGAGGGAAAGGACGCTGGGGGTGAGGTCTCCACAGGGACGGTTTCCCCCTTTACCGTCGTGTACGATGCGGAGGAGAGCCAGCTAAGGAGCCTTTTTGAGCGCCATTTGCAGCGGGTACTCGATGAGGAGCTACGAAGAGGCACAACCCTTATCGGCCCGCAGCGCGACGATCTCGTCTTTCTGATCAACGCCGTAGATGCCCGTATCTATGCCTCGCAGGGGCAGCAGCGCACCGTGGCGCTCTCCCTAAAGCTGGCAGAGTTCTGCCTTATGGAGCGTTTCATAGGGGAGCCTCCCGTGATGCTGCTTGATGACGTGATGAGCGACCTCGACGATGTTCGGCGCCGAAGGCTCTTGAAATGGGTGCAGGGGCGATGTCAGACTTTTCTTACCTGCACCAACCTACGCAGCTTTCCAAAAGAGATTCTGCGAGAGGCCGCCGTCTTTCACGTGAGGGCGGGAACCGTCTGTTTTGAGGGATTCGGGACGCATTTCTCGAAAGAGGCGCCAGAACAACCGATACCGGAAGACGCGGCCGTCTTAAAAAAAGAGCCGCGGTAG
- a CDS encoding DciA family protein — translation MRRPDKPDDPLIPLLKGGPLAEALMQAIAPLESAPLIRQSLALVCWPRVAGEQAAKASRAEMIRNGVLFVRTRSSTWSQELALHKHKLLQKLARLLGPGVVTDIVFRAQGVDGEDPSFPEEEEPTAEELRKVVLTDEEQELLKARLASLASISNARVRQAIAHRLEMEARLYHWRLERGWKACKKCQVLHKTPYALCPLCRLEES, via the coding sequence ATGAGGCGACCTGATAAGCCAGACGATCCGCTCATCCCTTTACTGAAAGGGGGCCCTTTGGCCGAGGCGCTTATGCAGGCCATCGCCCCTCTAGAAAGCGCGCCGCTCATTCGGCAGAGCCTCGCTTTGGTCTGTTGGCCACGCGTCGCGGGAGAGCAGGCGGCCAAAGCCTCCCGCGCAGAGATGATCCGTAACGGCGTGCTTTTTGTGCGTACGCGCAGCTCCACCTGGTCACAAGAGTTGGCTCTGCACAAACACAAGCTGCTTCAAAAGCTGGCCCGACTTCTCGGCCCTGGAGTCGTCACGGATATCGTGTTCCGCGCTCAGGGAGTAGATGGAGAAGACCCCTCCTTCCCTGAGGAAGAGGAGCCGACCGCGGAGGAGCTGCGCAAAGTCGTTTTAACCGATGAGGAACAGGAGCTTCTCAAAGCGCGCCTCGCTTCCCTAGCGAGCATCTCGAATGCGCGCGTTCGCCAGGCGATAGCGCACCGGCTCGAAATGGAAGCGCGGCTCTACCACTGGCGTTTAGAGCGCGGTTGGAAAGCCTGCAAAAAGTGCCAAGTGCTCCATAAAACGCCCTACGCGCTCTGCCCCCTTTGTAGATTGGAGGAGTCGTGA
- a CDS encoding ComEC/Rec2 family competence protein: MRPRPIGWITVGFAAGAGIGLLWPLNALFTAFIAFLVLDCCLFFWRRSAGVLAAFMALAFLLGGLRAHIASRQTPSPWPDGGLVTLQGTLQTDPELLLTASHFRLLRADMHVERWLDGPHSSIPLSQDIRVYLPAPPNIAASPLYGDRIEVHGKIAPSMPLRDPGSPACCSDEGSDSRLVLIARGDFAWRRLPSRPLQAPFQRAALFLQRRALAAFRGYLPGTEVGLLSALLFGNRQGLAPELASSFDRTGATYLLATAGLHVGMFTLLLLWMAQRVVGMPRKMALLLTVCALGLFVVMAGGRPAVLRAATMLGLYLMAPLFEREPDFTGALCASALLLLLWNPQMLLTPGFQLSYAVVITIALLAPVIEYPLRHLLQNRLHKTSIERLLIPLGRFLYTTLFLSLAAQIGAAPLVAYHFHTLSVTAPMANFCLLLVALPLLFLGYAAVLVAAVHPLLAHPLLLCISIGLKALIGLSALFSKPLWAELSVGSPPIGLIVLLYGLLLIGLLFLRHTMPLHQLPIEEEF, encoded by the coding sequence GTGAGGCCACGCCCCATCGGCTGGATTACAGTGGGCTTCGCCGCCGGAGCGGGAATAGGCCTTCTATGGCCTCTAAATGCCCTTTTCACGGCCTTTATCGCGTTTTTGGTACTTGATTGCTGCCTTTTCTTTTGGCGGCGCTCTGCGGGCGTTCTAGCGGCTTTTATGGCCCTCGCTTTCCTTCTGGGAGGTCTTCGCGCCCACATTGCCTCAAGGCAAACGCCCTCCCCTTGGCCCGATGGCGGCCTTGTAACTCTTCAAGGAACGCTCCAAACCGATCCGGAACTGCTGCTCACGGCCAGCCATTTTCGGCTTCTGCGGGCCGACATGCACGTTGAGCGATGGCTGGATGGCCCGCATAGCTCGATACCTCTCTCTCAAGATATTCGAGTCTATCTGCCGGCCCCTCCGAACATCGCCGCTTCTCCCCTTTACGGCGATCGCATCGAGGTGCACGGCAAGATCGCTCCCTCCATGCCGCTGCGCGATCCGGGCAGCCCAGCCTGTTGTTCCGATGAGGGCTCCGACTCGCGTTTGGTGCTCATCGCGCGAGGCGACTTCGCATGGAGACGGCTTCCCTCGCGCCCTCTTCAAGCGCCTTTTCAACGGGCGGCTCTCTTCCTGCAGAGGCGCGCTCTCGCTGCATTCAGGGGCTATCTGCCCGGCACTGAGGTGGGGCTGCTCAGCGCGCTACTCTTTGGAAACCGCCAAGGTCTTGCGCCGGAGCTGGCCTCATCTTTCGATCGCACAGGCGCTACCTATCTGCTGGCAACAGCGGGGTTGCACGTGGGGATGTTCACGCTGCTGCTTCTTTGGATGGCTCAAAGAGTGGTGGGGATGCCGCGCAAAATGGCGCTACTGCTCACCGTGTGCGCCCTCGGCCTGTTCGTGGTTATGGCGGGCGGACGCCCCGCGGTGCTTCGTGCCGCCACCATGCTTGGGTTGTACCTCATGGCCCCTCTCTTTGAACGGGAGCCGGACTTCACGGGAGCTCTTTGTGCTTCGGCTTTGCTGTTGCTCCTTTGGAACCCCCAGATGCTGCTCACTCCGGGTTTTCAGCTCTCCTACGCGGTGGTCATCACTATTGCGCTCCTTGCACCCGTCATCGAGTACCCTCTCAGACACCTGCTTCAGAACCGCCTACACAAAACCTCCATCGAGCGCCTCCTCATCCCCTTAGGGCGTTTCCTTTACACCACTCTCTTCCTCTCGCTCGCAGCCCAGATCGGCGCCGCTCCTCTGGTGGCCTATCACTTCCATACGCTTTCCGTTACGGCGCCCATGGCCAACTTTTGCCTGCTGCTCGTCGCGCTGCCGCTACTGTTTTTAGGGTATGCGGCCGTTTTGGTCGCTGCCGTCCACCCGCTGTTGGCTCATCCCCTTCTGCTTTGCATCTCGATCGGGCTGAAAGCCCTCATCGGGTTATCGGCGCTTTTCTCAAAACCCCTTTGGGCTGAACTCTCCGTAGGCTCACCCCCAATCGGCCTTATCGTGTTGCTCTATGGGCTTCTCTTGATAGGCCTACTTTTCCTCAGGCACACCATGCCCTTACACCAGTTGCCCATCGAGGAGGAGTTTTAA
- a CDS encoding ComEC/Rec2 family competence protein: protein MRASSKVIIRRFAISIAIRTYLLLLVLLLGISLILLGWSALARQGEKGLRVYFLDVGQGDAAVLATPSGRIFVVDTGRDNQETGEDMGREVVIPFFHVEGFTHIDALILTHPHADHIGGAATLLENLPCDALVDNGQSENSVEEAAYLAAAYRRHVPRITPLPGEQIDCGDGVTLHFLAPTSAERSGPPNNASVVVRVDYGRTHFLLMGDAEAPEEATLLSEGQSLACDVLKVGHHGSDTSTTPRFLQAVHPKFAVISVGAHNLYGHPSPLVIERLRQTGVKIYRTDRNGAIEALSDGNEVRMVLLCSRASH from the coding sequence ATGCGCGCCTCCTCTAAGGTAATCATCCGCCGCTTTGCTATCTCTATCGCCATCCGAACCTACCTGCTCCTGCTGGTTCTCCTGTTGGGCATTAGCCTCATTTTGCTTGGTTGGAGCGCCCTCGCGCGGCAGGGTGAAAAGGGGCTCCGCGTCTATTTTCTGGATGTAGGGCAGGGCGATGCTGCCGTCCTCGCTACACCCAGCGGCCGAATTTTCGTCGTAGACACCGGCCGAGATAACCAGGAGACCGGTGAGGATATGGGGCGCGAGGTGGTGATCCCTTTCTTTCACGTCGAAGGGTTTACCCATATAGACGCCCTGATTCTCACGCATCCCCATGCCGACCACATCGGAGGGGCTGCCACGCTTCTCGAAAACCTTCCTTGCGATGCCCTCGTAGATAACGGGCAAAGCGAAAACTCCGTGGAAGAGGCGGCCTACCTGGCCGCTGCATACCGCCGTCATGTCCCACGCATAACGCCGCTTCCTGGGGAGCAGATAGATTGCGGCGATGGAGTAACGCTGCATTTTCTAGCGCCAACCTCTGCCGAGCGCTCCGGCCCCCCAAACAACGCCAGCGTGGTGGTGCGTGTGGACTATGGCCGGACACATTTTCTACTGATGGGCGATGCCGAGGCGCCAGAGGAGGCGACTTTGCTCTCCGAGGGGCAGAGCCTGGCCTGTGATGTGCTGAAGGTGGGACATCACGGCAGCGACACCTCCACAACTCCCCGTTTTCTACAGGCTGTGCATCCAAAGTTCGCCGTGATCTCGGTGGGAGCGCACAATCTCTACGGCCATCCTTCCCCGCTCGTAATAGAGAGATTAAGACAGACAGGCGTAAAAATCTATCGAACCGATCGGAACGGTGCCATAGAGGCCCTCTCCGATGGAAACGAAGTTCGCATGGTTTTGCTCTGCAGCCGTGCCTCACATTGA
- the dxs gene encoding 1-deoxy-D-xylulose-5-phosphate synthase: MYEILSQIKSPDDLKTLSRDQLKQVARELRQAIVDHLSQTGGHFASDLGAVELILALHTVYSVPKDKIIWDTGHQCYAHKMLTGRLERFSTLRQYGGISGFLRREESEYDLFGAGHAGTSISAAYGFAVARDFAGKSNEEHVLAVIGDAAMTAGLALEGLHNAGHSGRNFVVVLNDNEMSIAESVGALAKYLAKLRVTPLYQSLESRTRGLLKRIDKTPGQVVFRAAGSVLKHNLTHLVSTENSGVLFEQLGYQYIGPVDGHDLDLLIDLFTAIKSIKGPVFVHLLTVKGKGYEKAEEDARKWHAVTPPMFKETAEGTAASSKSSGQSWTSYFSKTILELAAEDPKIVAITAAMPDGTGLTPFSKQFPDRYFDTAIAEQHAVCFAAGLAAEGMKPITAIYSTFLQRAYDMILHDVAIQNLPVLFCLDRAGLVGDDGPTHHGVFDIAYMRPIPNMALLAPKDGPELVQMLRYMVQEHVVGPHAGPIAVRYPRGNAPSVEWPVESAPIEYGKSEVLLDGGDIALFAYGNMVVPAFEAAKTLRAEGIDAALINLRWAKPLDAETILTYAKKTRCMLVMEEGVVHGGVGSAILELLAEAGVTDVRVKLFGVPDKFIEHGAIPILHQLCMLTAHDFAAAARDLLGKPQPEPVAVAREARHESLTA; encoded by the coding sequence ATGTACGAGATTCTTTCTCAAATAAAAAGCCCTGATGACCTCAAAACGCTTTCGCGTGACCAACTCAAACAGGTCGCTCGCGAGTTGCGTCAGGCCATTGTAGATCATCTTTCGCAAACGGGAGGCCACTTTGCTTCCGATCTAGGCGCGGTGGAGCTTATTCTCGCGCTGCACACGGTGTACTCCGTTCCCAAAGATAAGATCATTTGGGACACAGGGCACCAGTGCTATGCCCATAAGATGCTGACGGGGCGCCTTGAACGCTTCAGCACGTTGCGCCAATACGGGGGCATTAGCGGCTTTCTCCGGCGTGAGGAGAGTGAGTACGATCTGTTCGGCGCGGGGCATGCCGGAACCAGCATCTCGGCGGCCTATGGCTTTGCAGTTGCTCGTGATTTTGCCGGAAAGAGCAACGAAGAGCATGTGCTGGCCGTTATTGGCGACGCGGCCATGACGGCAGGCCTCGCGCTAGAGGGGCTGCATAATGCGGGCCACAGTGGGCGAAACTTTGTGGTCGTGCTCAACGACAACGAGATGTCCATCGCCGAAAGCGTGGGAGCGCTGGCCAAATACCTAGCTAAACTGCGCGTGACACCGCTCTATCAGAGCCTGGAGAGCCGGACACGTGGACTGCTCAAGCGTATTGACAAAACCCCTGGGCAAGTCGTTTTCCGAGCGGCCGGTTCCGTGTTGAAGCACAACCTAACCCATCTCGTCTCCACCGAGAACTCCGGTGTTCTGTTCGAACAGCTAGGCTATCAGTACATCGGCCCGGTGGATGGTCACGACCTCGATCTGCTGATAGACCTCTTCACGGCCATTAAGAGCATCAAAGGGCCCGTGTTTGTGCATCTGCTCACCGTGAAGGGCAAGGGATACGAAAAGGCCGAAGAGGATGCCCGCAAATGGCACGCCGTAACTCCACCTATGTTTAAGGAGACGGCAGAAGGCACCGCAGCAAGCAGCAAATCGAGCGGCCAATCGTGGACGAGCTACTTTAGCAAAACGATTCTTGAGCTGGCCGCTGAAGACCCCAAGATCGTCGCGATAACCGCCGCCATGCCGGATGGCACGGGGCTAACGCCGTTCAGCAAACAGTTCCCCGATCGCTATTTCGACACGGCCATCGCGGAGCAGCATGCGGTCTGTTTTGCGGCTGGGCTGGCTGCCGAAGGCATGAAGCCTATCACGGCCATCTACTCCACCTTCCTTCAACGCGCCTACGATATGATCCTTCACGATGTCGCCATCCAGAACCTGCCCGTTCTCTTCTGCCTCGATCGCGCTGGGCTGGTGGGCGACGACGGCCCAACCCATCATGGTGTCTTCGACATCGCCTACATGCGCCCCATTCCCAACATGGCGCTCTTGGCGCCGAAAGATGGGCCGGAGCTGGTGCAGATGCTGCGGTATATGGTGCAGGAGCATGTGGTGGGGCCTCATGCGGGGCCTATCGCTGTGCGCTATCCGCGCGGGAATGCGCCCTCCGTGGAATGGCCCGTGGAAAGCGCACCCATCGAATACGGAAAGTCCGAGGTGTTGCTTGACGGCGGCGACATCGCCCTGTTTGCCTACGGCAATATGGTGGTGCCGGCCTTCGAGGCCGCAAAGACGCTGCGAGCGGAGGGAATAGACGCGGCGCTTATTAATCTACGATGGGCAAAGCCGCTGGATGCGGAGACCATCCTAACCTACGCGAAGAAGACGCGGTGCATGCTCGTGATGGAGGAAGGGGTGGTACATGGTGGCGTTGGATCGGCCATCCTGGAGCTGTTGGCGGAAGCCGGCGTAACGGATGTGAGGGTAAAGCTTTTCGGGGTACCCGATAAGTTTATTGAACACGGCGCCATACCTATCCTCCATCAGCTCTGCATGCTAACCGCCCACGACTTTGCCGCAGCTGCCCGCGATCTATTGGGCAAACCGCAGCCTGAACCTGTGGCCGTCGCTCGAGAGGCCCGCCACGAGTCGCTCACGGCCTAA
- a CDS encoding 3-deoxy-D-manno-octulosonic acid transferase: protein MNNENAAYYRYNLLLAATSPLLTLFLAQRFLSGKSRPGWSERWGHLPSFDSLSPNRIWVHAVSAGEVVASLPILRALKSSFPDHALFLSVITPAGHEVAVKQAAAWLEGLFYAPFDLPWVVKRVVRTLRPQLYVSLESELWPNLLHMLKRHGVNTALVNGRITPRSFERARRFAPGLFRWMLGNVDLLLMQSQADAERVAVLGGAPVEGRIHVVGNTKFDQELHPLDRARREQMKAELRLPLEAPVLVAGSTRSANEERIVVQAFLQMRRRLPSLCLIVAPRQLSRVEETLQILRQANLNPARRTSPQASVTDCLVLDTMGELADVYAVADVTFLGNTFPPVVQGGGQNILQPLAHGKPVLHGPHYATIRAEVTLAQEAGVAFPVANAEELAAKALQLLGDKCLLEKLAHRAQSLIQANRGASQRCIEALAPLLKAGALR from the coding sequence TTGAACAACGAGAACGCGGCCTACTATCGTTACAACCTGTTGCTTGCTGCCACCTCACCCCTTCTAACCCTCTTCTTGGCGCAGCGTTTCCTCTCCGGGAAATCGCGCCCTGGCTGGTCTGAACGTTGGGGGCACCTGCCCTCTTTCGACTCTCTCTCTCCAAACCGCATCTGGGTTCACGCGGTATCGGCCGGCGAGGTGGTGGCGAGTCTACCGATTCTGCGCGCGTTAAAATCGAGCTTTCCCGACCACGCTCTGTTTCTCAGCGTTATCACGCCGGCTGGCCATGAGGTGGCCGTAAAGCAGGCTGCGGCGTGGCTTGAAGGGCTCTTCTATGCCCCCTTCGATCTGCCCTGGGTGGTAAAACGCGTCGTCCGAACGCTGCGTCCCCAGCTCTACGTCAGCTTGGAGAGCGAGCTCTGGCCCAATCTCCTTCATATGCTAAAGCGCCACGGGGTCAACACCGCCCTCGTCAACGGCCGGATAACCCCACGAAGCTTTGAACGCGCGCGCCGCTTCGCTCCCGGCCTTTTTCGGTGGATGCTTGGCAATGTAGACCTTCTCCTCATGCAATCTCAAGCCGATGCGGAGAGGGTCGCTGTCTTGGGCGGAGCGCCGGTCGAAGGACGTATACACGTGGTGGGCAACACGAAGTTCGACCAAGAGCTGCACCCTCTGGACAGGGCGCGACGGGAACAGATGAAGGCCGAATTGCGATTACCGTTAGAGGCCCCGGTTTTGGTGGCTGGCAGCACGCGAAGCGCGAATGAAGAGAGAATCGTTGTGCAGGCTTTTCTCCAGATGAGACGGCGCCTGCCCTCCCTCTGTCTAATCGTAGCGCCACGCCAGCTGAGCCGCGTGGAGGAGACCTTGCAGATTCTCCGCCAGGCAAACCTAAACCCCGCACGACGCACATCCCCTCAAGCCTCTGTAACCGACTGTCTCGTGCTCGATACGATGGGCGAACTGGCGGATGTCTACGCGGTCGCGGATGTGACCTTCCTGGGCAACACATTTCCTCCAGTCGTTCAGGGTGGGGGGCAGAACATTTTGCAGCCGCTGGCGCACGGCAAGCCGGTTCTCCATGGGCCTCACTACGCCACTATCCGAGCCGAGGTGACATTGGCGCAAGAGGCCGGTGTGGCTTTTCCTGTGGCAAATGCTGAGGAGCTGGCCGCTAAGGCGCTGCAGCTTTTAGGAGACAAGTGTCTCCTTGAAAAGCTCGCTC